atgactagtgttctTTTCAGAGTTGGCTGAATTATGAATTTACTGGCACGAGCCGCAGTATTCAGACTTCTACACTGTGTGCTTGAAACTGGGCAGTGCATCATCCTCCCCAACAACGTACCCAAATGGAACATCTGCCCACTGAGAGATCTGTTACAACAGCATTCTATCAGCGTTGTTCAGTCTTCAGTGATTCCTCCAATCAGATAACCCGAAAATATTTTATCAACTCTCAGAACGTTCTGGATCGTTGCAATAAGACAGCCATGGACAATTGtgcaagacaaaaaaaaaattcaaccaTTCATGTCGTACTTAATTGGCCTTATTTATGCGACGGGTGGTATAAGGTCTATTGCATTTCGAAACATCCCCATTGACATTGGTCTAATAGACTAATTGATAACCTCGTCAAAATCGTAAATTGAAGTCTCAATTCCAAACCGTAATGGAATGCACCTGCGGCACTTCCCATGCACGTGCTTTATGCTGCCTTCACGACAAACGGGAAACTGGGCGCAACGAGTTGAGTACATTCACATGCTTTGAACCAATTTAGAAAACTCCGATTGGCTGGATGGCAAAACTGTTTCAACCACAAACTGAATGTACAGCAACCTGCTCACTAACTTGTTTTCAAAAAAACATattaatagatttttttttttatataaataatgttttgttgttgcatttaactgccaAAAAATGCTGTTATCAAAGGTGATTTCCTTTGTGACGTCAAGAGTTCCGCATGTGGCAGAAGTCGGAAGCTCAGAGAGGACAGATACGTTTCCTTCACAAGTAGTTGGAGAGGCGTTCAAGTGGATTCTTCACACAGTCGGATTGCTGGTAGTCACAAATTTACCAGATGTTATGAACGCAGGGTGAGACGGAATTAGAACGTCGGAATACTGACAGACACAATAAGAACGTAAGAACTCTTTTATCTTAACCTCTTGAGCCCCCCAAAAGGCAACTAGGAACACAAAGCTTGATGTTGTCTCAAATCGCCTTTCTGTCTAAAGCCCCGCCCACAAAGCGGACATTTAAAAGGCCTCTCCCCCGTGTGACACATCATGTGCAGTTTCAGATGCTTATTGGTGGTAAAGCGTACTTGACAGAGAGCACACGCGAATGGCCGCTCCCCCGTATGAATCAGTCGGTGTTGTGTCAGCGTACCCTTACGCTTAAAGGTTTTCCCACAGTCTGTGCAAGAGTATGCCCGCTCGTCTGTGTGCACGCGCTCGTGTGATTCCAACGCACTCTGAGATGGGAAGTCCTTGCCACACGTGTCACATAGATAAGGCCTGTAACTATGACAACGAATATGAAACTTCAATTGGTTGTGTCCAGCAAACATTTTGCCACAAAAGCTACAGGAGAACCCGTCTCCTGTGTGACATACCATGTGGGATTTCAGTTTCTTTTCGCTTGTGAACTGTTGCAGACATTCGGGGCAGGTGAAGACCGGCGTGTCTTTTGTGGGAACGATTACGGTGGTAAGATTACGCCGCGTTGGCCCACAACCTGATTTGTTGGCCAGGTGAAACTTTAAATCCCTGTTGCGACCAAAGCACCTTGAACATATGGGACACTTAATGGCCCCCTCACCGTGACGTCTCAGATGCAAAATCAGGGATTGTTTCCTACGAAAACTCTTGGAACACACGTGACATGTTCTAGAATCTAAATTCACACCAGGGGGCAGAGTGGGGGAAGCGGCGCAGGTTGTTGAGTTCTGCGATTCAGTACTGTGGGTCTGGGGAGTCTCTATCCCGTTCCCCCTTGAAGGCGGAGATGTGCCTCCACCTGCTGGGTCAACCTCCCTTAGGGTTTGGCTTGGATTGACTTCCTCATTAAAGTCTTGCTGTGTCTGAAAGTCCGTCTCATCACAGCGGTTCGCTCTCCGGGGTCTAGACCGGCCTACTGTAAGAGCAGTTCGCTGATCGAAAAAGCACCTTACAAATAAGTTTGATGGATCGACGGATTGGTTTAGCCGGTGTTGCCGAGAGTCATTTGAGAAGTCGACGTCTGTGCTGCTGGACTGTGGGATCTCCATCTCGTTTTCCCCTGTATGTAGTGGCGGCCAGGCTGTCTGGTGTCTTTTAAGGTTCACTTCCTGACTTGTCatttcctgctgctgctgctgctgtctatATTGAGAAGTCCTCGTCCTGCAACCGGGACACTTCCTGGACTCTGGAATGTTTCGACCGGAACACTGGTCCGAGTGTTCCTTCTGATCAGAGGCGCTTTGGAAACTCTCCCCACATTTAAAACACAGGTAAGGAAGTACACCATGTTGAAATCTCAGATGTCTTCTCAGGTCTTCTCCGTGATCAAAAGCTTCTTTACATAAAAGGCATTTTCTGTAATGATTAGCTAGCTGAAAGGGCAGAGCATTGGAGGTGGTTGGGTTTCGGGGTGTTGTGTTTGAGGGCTGAGGTATCTCTGTTGAATTTTCTACTGCTGCCAAAACGGCGCCGGCCTCTGGAAGAGCCTCGCTCGGAAGTTGCTGTGGGTTCACGTCCTCACGCTCGTTTGGCTCAGAGAGATCAAAGGTGTCTCCgcacagagagcaagagagacgtTTCTTTGTCTTCAAACACACTTTTTTGTGTTTCCTCAAAGTGGAGTTctcaaaaacatccccacagttgAGGCACAGGAGCTTCCCATGTGTGTATCTCACGTGCTTTCCCACGTGCGATGCCTTACTGAAGGTCTCGTCACACACGGAGCACTTGGTGACTTTGGAAGACTGTCTTGGTTTACCGTgttgggttgtcatgtgccttctcTGAGGTAAAGTGTCGCGGGGCTGAGATATCTCTGTGCAGTCCTCCGTCGATGTCGATGTCCTGCACAAATTAGAAACGTCCTGCACTTCCTTTTCGAGGCGGTGAGCTCCTGGTCGGGGCTGAGATATCTCTGTGCAATCCCCCGTCGATGTAGCAGACGCGTTATCCTCTTCTGGTTGAGCTGCCGCCTCACACACATTCTGACGACGCTTCTGCAAGTCCTCACGGTGTTCAACGTCTTGTCTACTACACAGGGTGTACTGGTAAGGCCTCTGCTCAGTGTGAGATGTTATGTGCGCCGTCAAATCCTTTGCTTCCCTGAAAGTTTTCCCACACAAGGAGCATATTTTGACACGCTTGCTTCTTTTAGGCTGCCCCTTAGTCCGGCATGGGCCAGGGACCAGAGGATATCGAGGTGGGCTATCTGAGGGCTCTACGTCGACATTCCTCTCGCTCTTTTGTGATACGACCCGTTCTCCTCTCCGTCCTTGGGTCGCCACATTGTCAATCTGAAGCCTCTCTCTGCTCGGCGTTGGAAAGGCCTCTGACACAGGTGACAGCGTATCAGTCATGTCAAGTCTGTGCAGCAGCACCGTGGGCTGACGGAGCCGACAGGACGTAGACCAATCAGAAACGTCCCGCGCTTCCTTTTCGAAGCGGTGAGCTCCCGGTTGGATTTTCGGCCCACTGTCAGCGCGAAGGTGAAGAAAAGCTTGATCCATTTCGCTCTCTTCGTCAAGAGTTTCCTTGTCGACACACTCTACCTCTTCATTCGAAGGCAAAATGACGACATTTGCAGTGCGGTCTAAATTCATCCCTCGTTGACTCTCCCTGTTATCCAGCGAAGGTGTCATTTCTGACTCACAGCAATATGATGCAGGGCTTTGAATGGTCATACATGTCTGTATGGGTTCTGATTGGATCTCTGGGTCAGCTTGGTCAGTGGATGACTCTCGGGGAGATGGAGACAGGATGTGGTTGTCTCCAGATGACAGAGCCGAGgacaagagaagaagaaaaggCCATATTAAAACATGAATGTCGAAAAAACGTAAAgaacataaaaatataattccCTCGTTTTTCAAAAGTCTTCTTCTCCTACCATTGGCCTCAACATGTGGGATTGGAGAAAGGTTGGTGTGGTACTGGAGAAGGGTCCTCAAAGGTTGAGGGTGACGCACAGACTGCCCACACTCCTCCAGGACAGAGGGGTCAGGTAGAAACCAAGATGCAGTCTGAGGGAAAGAGAATGGCAACAGATCCAGTTCTATAATATCATAACCTCGTTGCCCTAGAAAAACTCACGTTTCAATGATTTACATTTTTTGACTATTATTTGTcttttttacataaaaaaaagCTGTTATTGCCATCCACGTCCTGTAAAAGTTTACTGACTGTAGTATAATTAATAAAAGGAATTCAAATTACCTTGTGAACTTTTAATACAAGCAACTAGATTGTAATTGTCCATAAAGAAAAATTGTGTGACTTGCTTGAGCTATTTGAATGTATTCTTGTGGTAGTGGAAGAAGTGTTGTGATTTTAAGATTTGAAAAGCAGAGTAGACTAGGATTTCATACACAActtttttgtctaacttgttgtaGAAACCAAGATGCAGTCTGAGGGAAAGAGAAGGGCTTGACAATGTCAACAGATCCAGTTCTATAATATCATAACCTCAACTTCctaaaaaatgtttgtttttgtttctagcttgttagctagctgccTAGCCAGTTAAAATAATGACCAGAGCATAGCTGACAACGTCTTAACTTTAGCTCATTTGTATCCATCACTACAGGAAGATAAATTACAACAAGATTTAAATAATGTGAcgaaataaaagcagggcattctactTAAAGATCTTTTAGAACGTGTGCCCTCTCTCGTTTCTGGTAACCATGACAACGGACTCCGAAAACGGAGGTCAAAGTTCAGTTTTACGTCTGCAACATGAACATGGAAACCGACAGTCAGTCCACCGGAGTATAAAATGAAATGTCGTTTTGACCAACGACACTTGTCGAAATTGTAATAGTCTACAAACACGTCGTTAGGCCAAGTATAAAACAGCCTTAAGATGTTGTATGCTCTTAAGTTTTTGTCTAAGTTGTTGGGAAAGTGGTCAAAGTCGCTGATTTGCATCAAAAGTGACAATGTTTACAGTGAACAGAAAGTCACGGGAGTATTCAACAATAGAAGCGTTTGAATGTTGGAAGAAATTCCATTAAAGTGGATTAAGTTTGGTTTTTTTTAGGAGGAAAAAACATTTAATAGTTTTTAAAGTATAAATGGTTTGAAAAAGGTGTATTTAAGCATACTATTCCAGACCAGTCTGCACGTTTTAAAGTTTTGAACGGCTTAGAGACGGTGTTAGACGAGTAGCGTTCCAAAGAATAACTACAAGGCAAAACGAAGCTGTTCAATATTTAAAGTGTGGCTGCTGAAGTATACCACATTAATACATCTGAAAATAAACTGTTTTTCCAGGACGCTGACAATATGCATGAATGGTATTAAAACGCACAATGGTATAAAATATACcttgcggcagggtagcctagtggttagagcgttggtctagtaaccggaaggttgcaagttcaaacccctgagctgacaaatctgtcgttctgcccctgaacagaaaGTTAACCCAGccgtcatttaaaataagaattttaactgacttgcctagttaaataaaggtaaaataaaaatcctTTTATGCATCCAATGAATATTAATGGATATTTTTGCATTTTTGTAAATGTTTGGCATCACCCTGATGTATGAAGCCTCGGTCCGGCGCTGATGAAGATACTAAGACGTTATGGTGGTACCTGTTGAAGGGTCGGTGTTGGAAGCAGCCTCTCCAGTCTGGAGAGGAACTCCCACACCAGAGTCTGCAGTGCAGAGTGATACTTTGGGCCGAATTCCTCTGGAAAAACGTTCTGGGAAACAACCAAAGAAGTAGAGAATAGGACAGTGCTTTTTAAAAAAATCTAAGCATTGAACATTACCTTGACAAAGCATTCAACACCTTGGAGTTATTATCctcctcatcaccatcatcatcatcaacagaaTCAGCTACTTAGTCACTGACCTGAAAGAAGCGTTCTCTCTCAACTGGGTCTTCCAGCAGCGTTTTAATCAGCTTCAGGAAGTGGGATTCTGATGCCTCCACCTCAGGATCACAAATCTACAGGAAGTATGGATAGCACAGTGAATAACAGGAAGTATGGATAGCACAGTGAATAACAGGAAATATGGATAGCACAGTGAATAACAGGAAGTATGGATAGCACAGTGAATAACAGGAAGTATGGATAGCACAGTGAATAACAGGAAGTATGGATAGCACAGTGAATAACAGGAAGTATGGATAGCACAGTGAATAACAGGAAGTATGGATAGCACAGTGACTAACAGGAAGTATGGATAGCACAGTGAATAACAGGAAGTATGGATAGCACAGTGAATAAATCAAAAGAGCCAGCATCTATAAACACCTTGCCTGGCTAACCAGAGCACATGGCACAATCTCAAGCTGTGTGAATGCTGTGTGAATACCGTGTGAAATCCGTGTGAATGCTGTGTGAATGCTGCGTGAATGCTGTGTGAATGCTGCGTGAATGCTGTGTTTTTGTCGTGAGCGTTTGCCCAACTTATGTGGGAAAGAATGCATTGAAAGTGTAGGGAGCGTTACCTTACTACCCGCGAACAGGGATCAGCCTTTACCCACCTATTTCTTTTACCGTTACATAACTAGTTTACCCCCCCCCAGGGGTTGAGACAGCTGTAAAGATTTAAAAACCATAGAGTTAAAAATGAAGACTCTGGATGGATATAACCCATTTTAGCATGGATAATGACATCGAAGGCTTCCACCATTTTTAAGttgtcaactgggtggggattccta
This sequence is a window from Oncorhynchus mykiss isolate Arlee chromosome 13, USDA_OmykA_1.1, whole genome shotgun sequence. Protein-coding genes within it:
- the LOC110524887 gene encoding zinc finger protein 585B isoform X4, whose translation is MKTCSITHRDNQICDPEVEASESHFLKLIKTLLEDPVERERFFQNVFPEEFGPKYHSALQTLVWEFLSRLERLLPTPTLQQTASWFLPDPSVLEECGQSVRHPQPLRTLLQYHTNLSPIPHVEANDNHILSPSPRESSTDQADPEIQSEPIQTCMTIQSPASYCCESEMTPSLDNRESQRGMNLDRTANVVILPSNEEVECVDKETLDEESEMDQAFLHLRADSGPKIQPGAHRFEKEARDVSDWSTSCRLRQPTVLLHRLDMTDTLSPVSEAFPTPSRERLQIDNVATQGRRGERVVSQKSERNVDVEPSDSPPRYPLVPGPCRTKGQPKRSKRVKICSLCGKTFREAKDLTAHITSHTEQRPYQYTLCSRQDVEHREDLQKRRQNVCEAAAQPEEDNASATSTGDCTEISQPRPGAHRLEKEVQDVSNLCRTSTSTEDCTEISQPRDTLPQRRHMTTQHGKPRQSSKVTKCSVCDETFSKASHVGKHVRYTHGKLLCLNCGDVFENSTLRKHKKVCLKTKKRLSCSLCGDTFDLSEPNEREDVNPQQLPSEALPEAGAVLAAVENSTEIPQPSNTTPRNPTTSNALPFQLANHYRKCLLCKEAFDHGEDLRRHLRFQHGVLPYLCFKCGESFQSASDQKEHSDQCSGRNIPESRKCPGCRTRTSQYRQQQQQQEMTSQEVNLKRHQTAWPPLHTGENEMEIPQSSSTDVDFSNDSRQHRLNQSVDPSNLFVRCFFDQRTALTVGRSRPRRANRCDETDFQTQQDFNEEVNPSQTLREVDPAGGGTSPPSRGNGIETPQTHSTESQNSTTCAASPTLPPGVNLDSRTCHVCSKSFRRKQSLILHLRRHGEGAIKCPICSRCFGRNRDLKFHLANKSGCGPTRRNLTTVIVPTKDTPVFTCPECLQQFTSEKKLKSHMVCHTGDGFSCSFCGKMFAGHNQLKFHIRCHSYRPYLCDTCGKDFPSQSALESHERVHTDERAYSCTDCGKTFKRKGTLTQHRLIHTGERPFACALCQVRFTTNKHLKLHMMCHTGERPFKCPLCGRGFRQKGDLRQHQALCS
- the LOC110524887 gene encoding zinc finger protein 585A isoform X2, translated to MQHLKDKGPFFPPASLRLLVPPLRLVSAALWQVVQRRDVMDYGLVEEFVVTVLDVVPDLMSYREKVQLIMGLRAQLVLKLLFSEHLADSDTIQSHLNRMKTCSITHRDNQICDPEVEASESHFLKLIKTLLEDPVERERFFQNVFPEEFGPKYHSALQTLVWEFLSRLERLLPTPTLQQTASWFLPDPSVLEECGQSVRHPQPLRTLLQYHTNLSPIPHVEANDNHILSPSPRESSTDQADPEIQSEPIQTCMTIQSPASYCCESEMTPSLDNRESQRGMNLDRTANVVILPSNEEVECVDKETLDEESEMDQAFLHLRADSGPKIQPGAHRFEKEARDVSDWSTSCRLRQPTVLLHRLDMTDTLSPVSEAFPTPSRERLQIDNVATQGRRGERVVSQKSERNVDVEPSDSPPRYPLVPGPCRTKGQPKRSKRVKICSLCGKTFREAKDLTAHITSHTEQRPYQYTLCSRQDVEHREDLQKRRQNVCEAAAQPEEDNASATSTGDCTEISQPRDTLPQRRHMTTQHGKPRQSSKVTKCSVCDETFSKASHVGKHVRYTHGKLLCLNCGDVFENSTLRKHKKVCLKTKKRLSCSLCGDTFDLSEPNEREDVNPQQLPSEALPEAGAVLAAVENSTEIPQPSNTTPRNPTTSNALPFQLANHYRKCLLCKEAFDHGEDLRRHLRFQHGVLPYLCFKCGESFQSASDQKEHSDQCSGRNIPESRKCPGCRTRTSQYRQQQQQQEMTSQEVNLKRHQTAWPPLHTGENEMEIPQSSSTDVDFSNDSRQHRLNQSVDPSNLFVRCFFDQRTALTVGRSRPRRANRCDETDFQTQQDFNEEVNPSQTLREVDPAGGGTSPPSRGNGIETPQTHSTESQNSTTCAASPTLPPGVNLDSRTCHVCSKSFRRKQSLILHLRRHGEGAIKCPICSRCFGRNRDLKFHLANKSGCGPTRRNLTTVIVPTKDTPVFTCPECLQQFTSEKKLKSHMVCHTGDGFSCSFCGKMFAGHNQLKFHIRCHSYRPYLCDTCGKDFPSQSALESHERVHTDERAYSCTDCGKTFKRKGTLTQHRLIHTGERPFACALCQVRFTTNKHLKLHMMCHTGERPFKCPLCGRGFRQKGDLRQHQALCS
- the LOC110524887 gene encoding zinc finger protein 585B isoform X1, which codes for MQHLKDKGPFFPPASLRLLVPPLRLVSAALWQVVQRRDVMDYGLVEEFVVTVLDVVPDLMSYREKVQLIMGLRAQLVLKLLFSEHLADSDTIQSHLNRMKTCSITHRDNQICDPEVEASESHFLKLIKTLLEDPVERERFFQNVFPEEFGPKYHSALQTLVWEFLSRLERLLPTPTLQQTASWFLPDPSVLEECGQSVRHPQPLRTLLQYHTNLSPIPHVEANDNHILSPSPRESSTDQADPEIQSEPIQTCMTIQSPASYCCESEMTPSLDNRESQRGMNLDRTANVVILPSNEEVECVDKETLDEESEMDQAFLHLRADSGPKIQPGAHRFEKEARDVSDWSTSCRLRQPTVLLHRLDMTDTLSPVSEAFPTPSRERLQIDNVATQGRRGERVVSQKSERNVDVEPSDSPPRYPLVPGPCRTKGQPKRSKRVKICSLCGKTFREAKDLTAHITSHTEQRPYQYTLCSRQDVEHREDLQKRRQNVCEAAAQPEEDNASATSTGDCTEISQPRPGAHRLEKEVQDVSNLCRTSTSTEDCTEISQPRDTLPQRRHMTTQHGKPRQSSKVTKCSVCDETFSKASHVGKHVRYTHGKLLCLNCGDVFENSTLRKHKKVCLKTKKRLSCSLCGDTFDLSEPNEREDVNPQQLPSEALPEAGAVLAAVENSTEIPQPSNTTPRNPTTSNALPFQLANHYRKCLLCKEAFDHGEDLRRHLRFQHGVLPYLCFKCGESFQSASDQKEHSDQCSGRNIPESRKCPGCRTRTSQYRQQQQQQEMTSQEVNLKRHQTAWPPLHTGENEMEIPQSSSTDVDFSNDSRQHRLNQSVDPSNLFVRCFFDQRTALTVGRSRPRRANRCDETDFQTQQDFNEEVNPSQTLREVDPAGGGTSPPSRGNGIETPQTHSTESQNSTTCAASPTLPPGVNLDSRTCHVCSKSFRRKQSLILHLRRHGEGAIKCPICSRCFGRNRDLKFHLANKSGCGPTRRNLTTVIVPTKDTPVFTCPECLQQFTSEKKLKSHMVCHTGDGFSCSFCGKMFAGHNQLKFHIRCHSYRPYLCDTCGKDFPSQSALESHERVHTDERAYSCTDCGKTFKRKGTLTQHRLIHTGERPFACALCQVRFTTNKHLKLHMMCHTGERPFKCPLCGRGFRQKGDLRQHQALCS